A genomic stretch from Haemophilus parainfluenzae ATCC 33392 includes:
- a CDS encoding IS3 family transposase, giving the protein MKPDHALNDLLRVTKMPRSSFYYKEIKRNYHEAKEAILSLYKKNRKRDGYRPMTFKLRQMGFHLNHKTVLKLMNELGIHSILRKKRHGKRGKTSHIAQNLLNRDFTATALNQKWVTDVTEFHVGQEKLYFSPLMDLANREIIAYNFATRPKFSLVKKMLEQGLSRIKPTECPIIHSDRGVLYGSAEWVKMLKGKAVQSMSRRGNCYDNAVIESFFAILKSECFYSRTYHSIAELQADIEEYLVYYNQKRIKLGLKGLSPVQYRAQYLS; this is encoded by the coding sequence TTGAAGCCAGACCACGCGTTAAATGATTTACTTCGTGTGACTAAAATGCCTCGCTCAAGCTTTTACTATAAAGAGATTAAGCGAAATTATCACGAAGCTAAAGAAGCTATCTTATCGCTGTATAAAAAAAACAGAAAACGAGATGGTTATCGCCCCATGACGTTTAAATTACGCCAAATGGGTTTTCATTTGAATCATAAAACGGTGTTAAAGCTGATGAACGAGTTAGGTATTCATTCCATTTTACGCAAAAAAAGACATGGAAAACGTGGAAAAACATCGCATATTGCCCAGAATTTACTGAATCGTGATTTTACAGCAACGGCACTCAATCAAAAATGGGTAACGGATGTAACGGAATTTCATGTTGGGCAAGAAAAGCTTTATTTTTCACCGTTGATGGACTTGGCTAACCGAGAAATTATTGCCTATAACTTTGCGACACGCCCGAAGTTTTCATTGGTAAAAAAGATGTTAGAACAAGGGCTTAGTAGGATTAAACCAACAGAATGTCCGATTATTCATAGCGACCGAGGTGTATTGTATGGCTCGGCGGAATGGGTAAAGATGTTGAAGGGTAAAGCGGTGCAAAGTATGAGTCGCCGAGGAAATTGCTATGATAATGCGGTGATTGAAAGCTTTTTTGCCATATTAAAATCAGAGTGCTTTTACTCTCGGACTTATCATTCAATTGCTGAATTACAGGCTGACATTGAAGAATATTTAGTGTATTACAACCAAAAACGAATTAAACTTGGTTTAAAAGGATTGAGCCCAGTGCAATACCGAGCTCAATATTTAAGTTAA
- a CDS encoding FNR family transcription factor, with protein MNNFVSETKSGRRVQSGGCAIHCQDCSISQLCIPFTLNEHELDQLDNIIERKKPIQKSQVLFKAGDTLNSIYAIRSGTIKTYTINEAGEEQITSFHLPGDLVGFDAITNMQHPSFAQALETAMVCEIPFDILDDLSGKMPKLRQQIMRLMSSEIKSDQEMILLLSKMNAEERLAAFIHNLSKRYSARGFSAKEFRLTMTRSDIGNYLGLTVETISRLLGRFQKLGVLSVQGKYITINDINALVDLTGVHKTKIQLAE; from the coding sequence ATGAATAATTTCGTTTCAGAAACTAAATCAGGGCGCAGAGTTCAATCTGGTGGTTGTGCGATTCATTGCCAGGATTGCAGCATTAGTCAACTTTGTATTCCTTTCACATTAAACGAACATGAGCTCGATCAGCTTGATAATATTATTGAGCGTAAAAAGCCTATACAAAAATCTCAAGTCCTTTTTAAAGCGGGTGATACGCTTAATTCTATTTATGCGATCCGTTCTGGCACCATTAAAACTTACACCATTAATGAAGCAGGTGAAGAACAAATCACCTCTTTTCACTTACCTGGCGATTTAGTGGGATTTGATGCTATCACCAATATGCAACACCCCAGTTTTGCTCAAGCGTTGGAAACTGCTATGGTATGTGAAATTCCATTTGATATCTTGGATGATTTATCTGGCAAAATGCCGAAACTTCGTCAACAAATTATGCGTTTAATGAGTAGTGAAATCAAAAGTGATCAAGAAATGATTTTATTACTGTCTAAAATGAATGCTGAAGAACGTTTAGCCGCATTCATCCATAACCTATCCAAACGCTATTCGGCTCGTGGTTTCTCGGCGAAAGAATTCCGTTTAACTATGACTCGTAGCGATATTGGTAATTACCTCGGTCTAACGGTTGAGACGATCAGTCGTTTGCTTGGACGTTTCCAAAAATTAGGTGTACTCTCTGTTCAAGGGAAATACATTACTATTAATGATATAAATGCCTTAGTTGATTTAACTGGCGTACATAAAACTAAAATCCAATTAGCCGAATAG
- a CDS encoding DUF4198 domain-containing protein, producing MKKTLIAALIGLSALAQAHEVWVATPAQIASNSVLKADLAYGDYPYVEKIPEKRLAIFPPMELINQDGEMQTLVQKGENYQYQSEKPLKDGSYWVTATYKPTFWSQNNEGWKMDNLQGTPNAFYCEQTQMFGKAFTVVGKKPLNAEMAMTRIGLPLEIVPLKDPKTIKAGEAFPLQIFYKDKPLAGETIIATSDTFVVKDMEAATSHREPQAFSGKTDSEGKVNFIPLIEGVWKLKVIHKEPFEDQKVCQHSANYATLILPVGKARAKLPPKPEHHH from the coding sequence ATGAAAAAAACATTAATTGCGGCACTAATTGGCTTATCTGCGCTTGCGCAAGCTCATGAAGTTTGGGTTGCAACACCGGCACAAATTGCTTCTAATAGCGTTTTAAAAGCTGATTTAGCTTATGGTGACTACCCTTACGTTGAAAAAATTCCCGAAAAACGTCTTGCTATTTTCCCCCCAATGGAACTCATCAATCAAGATGGCGAAATGCAAACCTTAGTACAAAAAGGTGAGAACTACCAATATCAATCAGAAAAACCGTTAAAAGACGGTTCATATTGGGTAACGGCGACTTATAAACCAACTTTCTGGTCACAAAATAATGAAGGCTGGAAAATGGATAACTTACAAGGCACACCAAATGCATTCTATTGCGAACAAACTCAAATGTTTGGTAAAGCTTTTACTGTGGTAGGTAAAAAACCATTGAATGCGGAGATGGCAATGACACGCATCGGTTTACCACTTGAAATTGTGCCACTCAAAGATCCAAAAACAATCAAAGCTGGCGAAGCTTTCCCACTTCAAATTTTCTATAAAGACAAACCACTTGCGGGTGAAACGATTATTGCAACGTCTGATACGTTTGTCGTGAAAGATATGGAAGCGGCGACATCTCATCGTGAACCACAAGCGTTTTCAGGTAAAACAGATAGTGAAGGTAAAGTTAATTTTATCCCATTAATTGAAGGTGTTTGGAAACTTAAAGTGATTCATAAAGAACCATTTGAAGATCAAAAAGTTTGTCAACATTCAGCGAATTACGCGACGTTAATTCTCCCTGTTGGTAAAGCTAGAGCTAAACTCCCACCAAAACCAGAACATCATCATTAA
- a CDS encoding YadA family autotransporter adhesin, producing MKNFKINAITALVVGLNVATAHAARTTNPEPNQNVLYSGGSVFLNHADATNVDEPSHTAIGQSNLIYSVPESNDPTEDQGSSSAFGNQNTIRGQHANAFGDGNDAYGKQTQSFGDGNKVYANESIGYGIKNQIGTQPSDAKSPKATREADTNTNSASVFGLNNTVVGNNILTLGKDNKITDTSTTNATVIGFNSTANATNAIVIGTESQASANETIAIGQKAKASGQNSNAFGSQANALGTSSLAVGTGAQAKQDSAVAIGNDSNATAKSSVALGESTNATAIFATAVGDSATASGVRSFAAGLNSNAQSDDSIAIGANTSSTVRGISIGAEASAYHQGISVGYKSNASGIGSIATGVETSASGLSSIASGSNAVASSTGSVAIGEQSKATAGYGLAIGAKAKAEHSSSVALGNGSETKQAKSVKNATVNNLSYGNFAGTDATATVSVGATQNAQYTRQIVNVGAGEISKTSTDAINGSQLYSVTDTVGNIANSMKNIIGGNATINPNGTINATNIGNTGKNTIHEAIESIKQSAQNGKDVEVTAGDNIVVEKTTSTTNPQKTFKVSTSKNLKADSYSVNNSNIKIDQNGINAGNKNITNVAEGTNATDAVNVSQLNKVKSSITNNTQAISNNTRAINNLNKKVNDVDRKSRAGIAGVAAIASAPSARKDGKSMISTGVAHHRGESAIAIKASRNSDNGHWSSNVNGAADTRGQWTVGAGVGYEW from the coding sequence ATGAAAAACTTTAAAATCAATGCAATTACAGCATTAGTCGTAGGATTAAATGTAGCAACAGCTCATGCGGCAAGAACCACAAATCCTGAGCCTAATCAAAACGTACTATATTCGGGCGGTTCAGTATTCCTAAATCATGCAGACGCAACTAATGTAGATGAACCTAGCCACACAGCTATCGGGCAAAGTAATTTGATTTATTCAGTGCCTGAATCAAATGACCCAACTGAAGATCAAGGATCTAGTTCTGCATTCGGTAACCAAAATACAATTAGAGGTCAACATGCTAACGCTTTTGGCGATGGTAATGATGCATATGGTAAACAAACTCAAAGCTTTGGAGACGGCAATAAAGTTTATGCAAATGAATCTATTGGATATGGCATCAAGAATCAAATTGGTACACAACCGTCTGATGCTAAATCGCCTAAAGCAACACGAGAAGCTGATACAAATACAAATTCAGCTTCTGTATTTGGTTTAAATAATACAGTGGTTGGAAACAATATCCTTACTTTAGGCAAAGATAATAAAATTACAGATACTTCAACAACAAATGCAACTGTTATTGGATTTAATTCAACAGCAAATGCGACTAATGCCATTGTAATTGGCACTGAATCTCAAGCTTCTGCTAATGAAACCATTGCAATTGGCCAAAAAGCGAAAGCGAGCGGTCAAAATAGCAATGCATTTGGATCACAAGCAAATGCTTTGGGAACTAGCTCATTAGCCGTCGGAACAGGAGCCCAAGCCAAACAGGATTCTGCTGTCGCAATTGGTAATGATTCAAATGCAACAGCAAAATCTTCTGTTGCCTTAGGTGAATCTACAAATGCAACTGCTATTTTTGCAACTGCTGTTGGAGATAGCGCTACGGCCTCTGGTGTGCGTAGTTTTGCAGCTGGTTTAAATTCTAATGCTCAGTCAGATGATTCTATTGCTATCGGTGCAAATACAAGCTCAACAGTTCGAGGAATTTCTATTGGTGCAGAAGCTTCAGCATATCATCAAGGCATTTCTGTCGGCTATAAGAGCAATGCTTCTGGTATTGGTTCCATTGCAACAGGTGTCGAAACATCAGCTTCTGGTTTATCCTCTATAGCAAGCGGTTCAAACGCCGTAGCTTCAAGTACAGGATCTGTTGCTATTGGTGAACAATCAAAAGCAACTGCAGGATATGGTTTAGCTATCGGTGCAAAAGCAAAAGCGGAACATAGCTCAAGTGTAGCATTAGGTAATGGTTCAGAGACCAAACAAGCTAAAAGTGTTAAAAATGCAACTGTTAATAATCTTTCTTATGGTAATTTTGCAGGAACTGATGCAACTGCCACTGTATCAGTCGGTGCAACACAAAATGCACAATACACTCGTCAAATTGTGAATGTTGGTGCTGGTGAAATATCTAAAACATCTACAGATGCAATTAATGGCTCACAACTTTATTCCGTTACGGATACCGTCGGTAATATCGCAAACTCAATGAAAAATATTATTGGAGGAAATGCAACTATTAATCCAAACGGCACTATTAATGCAACTAATATTGGTAATACTGGAAAAAACACAATACATGAAGCTATTGAGAGCATTAAACAAAGTGCTCAAAATGGCAAAGATGTTGAAGTGACAGCTGGCGATAACATTGTTGTTGAAAAAACAACTAGCACAACTAATCCACAAAAAACCTTTAAAGTAAGTACATCAAAAAACCTTAAAGCAGATTCATATAGCGTCAACAATTCAAATATTAAAATTGATCAAAATGGAATTAATGCAGGTAATAAGAACATTACCAATGTTGCGGAAGGAACAAATGCAACGGATGCTGTGAATGTATCACAATTGAATAAAGTAAAATCGAGTATTACAAATAACACTCAAGCTATTTCAAACAATACGAGAGCAATCAATAATTTAAATAAGAAAGTAAATGATGTTGATCGCAAATCTCGTGCTGGAATTGCTGGCGTTGCAGCGATTGCTTCTGCCCCATCTGCACGTAAGGATGGTAAGAGCATGATTTCAACAGGTGTTGCTCATCACCGAGGCGAAAGCGCAATTGCAATCAAAGCCTCTCGCAATTCAGATAATGGTCATTGGTCATCAAATGTAAACGGTGCAGCAGATACTCGAGGTCAATGGACTGTTGGGGCTGGTGTTGGTTACGAATGGTAA
- the uspE gene encoding universal stress protein UspE — translation MKFNNILVVLNPDNEKQYALARAVRLVKEQQNETKVKITTLLSVYDLSYEMSALLSSEERSQMHKTAIEQQRQAVQFYLDKYADPEIEFESHIVWSSNEADAIREEVEKNQYDLVVKYTKDEESFTSLIFTPVDWQLLRKCPIPVLMVRDGDWKHQRRILVAVNVSGEQEYQDEFNQELVSTGMNLAENLNRGNVHLVAAYPVAPINMAIDLPEFNTSGYENGIRGQHLINMKSLRQKFGIDEDHTHVREGFPEEVIPEVAKEIEAELVILGTVGRTGLSAALLGNTAEHVISKLSCNLLAIKPSKK, via the coding sequence ATGAAATTTAATAATATTCTTGTTGTACTCAACCCTGATAACGAAAAACAATATGCGCTTGCTCGTGCTGTTCGTCTTGTTAAAGAACAGCAAAATGAGACAAAAGTAAAAATCACCACTCTGCTGAGTGTCTATGACTTATCTTATGAAATGTCTGCGCTTCTTTCTTCGGAAGAACGTAGCCAAATGCATAAAACAGCCATTGAACAACAACGTCAAGCCGTCCAATTTTATTTAGATAAATATGCGGATCCAGAAATTGAGTTTGAATCTCACATCGTCTGGAGCAGCAATGAAGCGGATGCTATTCGTGAAGAAGTTGAAAAAAATCAATACGATCTCGTTGTAAAATACACCAAAGATGAAGAAAGTTTCACTTCATTAATTTTTACACCAGTAGATTGGCAATTATTACGTAAATGTCCAATTCCAGTATTAATGGTGCGTGATGGTGACTGGAAACACCAACGCCGCATTTTAGTCGCCGTGAATGTATCGGGTGAACAAGAATATCAAGATGAATTCAACCAAGAATTAGTTTCAACAGGGATGAATTTAGCGGAGAACTTAAACCGTGGTAACGTACATTTAGTGGCGGCCTACCCTGTTGCACCAATTAATATGGCGATTGATTTACCTGAATTTAATACTTCAGGTTATGAAAATGGTATTCGTGGCCAACACCTCATCAATATGAAATCCTTGCGTCAAAAATTTGGCATTGATGAAGATCATACCCACGTACGTGAAGGTTTCCCTGAAGAAGTGATTCCTGAAGTGGCGAAAGAAATTGAAGCTGAATTAGTGATTTTAGGTACAGTGGGAAGAACGGGTTTATCTGCAGCGTTATTAGGTAATACAGCGGAACATGTGATTAGTAAATTAAGTTGTAACCTATTAGCTATTAAACCTTCTAAAAAATAA
- a CDS encoding LOG family protein codes for MNITVYCGASLGNDSAYQAAAKKLGKWIADGQHTLVYGGGKLGLMGVVADTVLAHQTKVIGIIPQFLQDREVSHPNLTKTVIVESMSERKNKMVELGDAYIALPGGPGTLEEIIEVISWARIGKNNNPCILFNEKGYFDSLKSFFSHMVKEGFFTQGDFEKILFSNNLQEIETFIEHYQPPALRTY; via the coding sequence ATGAACATCACGGTTTATTGCGGTGCCAGTTTAGGTAATGATTCTGCCTATCAGGCTGCCGCAAAAAAATTAGGAAAATGGATTGCCGATGGTCAACATACTTTAGTCTATGGTGGCGGAAAATTGGGATTAATGGGCGTGGTTGCAGATACTGTACTTGCTCATCAAACTAAAGTAATTGGCATTATCCCTCAATTTTTACAAGACAGAGAAGTTTCACATCCTAATTTGACCAAGACCGTGATTGTTGAAAGCATGTCTGAGCGAAAAAATAAAATGGTTGAGCTTGGCGATGCTTATATTGCTTTGCCTGGCGGACCAGGCACTTTAGAAGAGATTATTGAAGTGATTTCTTGGGCTCGAATAGGGAAAAATAATAATCCTTGTATTTTGTTTAATGAAAAGGGGTATTTTGATTCACTAAAGTCCTTTTTTAGCCATATGGTGAAAGAAGGCTTCTTTACTCAAGGTGATTTTGAGAAGATTTTATTCTCGAATAATCTTCAAGAAATCGAAACCTTTATTGAACATTACCAACCTCCAGCGTTAAGAACATATTAA
- the mukF gene encoding chromosome partition protein MukF: MIETSQTIPELVSWAKEREFSLNLPTERLVFLLAIAIYNNERLDGEMLEADLVDIFRHTTSAFDQSTDAIATRANNAINELVKQRFLNRFSSEFTEGLSIYRLTPLGVGVSDYYIRQREFSALRLSVQLSIVADEIQRASDAAEEGTAKGENEHFWRRNVFAPLKYSVAEIFDSIDLSQRVMDENQQSIKEEIANLLTKDWQAAISSCERLLDETSGNLRELQDTLNAAGDKLQAQLLRIQDCVIGHDELYFIEQLITDLQSKLDRIISWGQQAIDLWIGYDRHVHKFIRTAIDMDKNRVFSQRLRNSIHSYFDHPWFLWTAQAERLVDLRDEEMVLREDDALGELPEELQYESLADLHDQIVEHMQGLLIQYRENNRPIDLSLVLKEQLEAYPLSRHFDVARIIVDQAVRLGMANDDLAGIYPQWQEINDYGAEVQAHVIDKY, translated from the coding sequence ATGATAGAAACCTCACAAACCATTCCTGAGCTCGTCTCATGGGCGAAAGAGCGGGAATTTTCGTTAAATCTGCCGACAGAGCGCTTAGTGTTTTTACTGGCCATCGCTATCTATAACAACGAACGCTTAGACGGTGAGATGCTAGAAGCCGATTTAGTGGATATTTTCCGCCACACAACCAGTGCCTTTGACCAATCAACGGATGCGATTGCCACCCGTGCGAATAATGCTATCAATGAATTGGTGAAGCAGCGTTTTCTTAATCGTTTCAGTAGCGAGTTTACTGAAGGGCTTTCTATTTATCGTTTAACCCCATTAGGCGTTGGTGTATCAGATTATTATATTCGTCAGCGTGAATTTTCTGCATTGCGTCTTTCTGTACAGCTCTCTATTGTGGCAGATGAAATTCAGCGTGCATCCGATGCAGCAGAGGAAGGGACTGCAAAAGGGGAAAATGAGCATTTTTGGCGTCGTAATGTATTTGCACCATTAAAATATTCTGTAGCAGAGATTTTCGATAGTATCGATTTATCACAACGTGTGATGGATGAAAATCAGCAAAGCATTAAGGAAGAAATTGCGAATTTGCTTACAAAAGATTGGCAGGCGGCAATTTCTAGCTGTGAACGTTTATTAGATGAAACCTCAGGCAATTTACGTGAGTTACAAGACACCTTAAATGCAGCGGGTGACAAGTTACAGGCTCAATTATTACGTATTCAAGATTGTGTAATTGGTCATGATGAGCTGTATTTTATTGAACAATTAATTACCGATTTACAATCTAAGCTCGACCGCATTATTAGCTGGGGGCAACAAGCCATCGATCTCTGGATTGGTTATGACCGTCACGTGCATAAATTTATCCGTACCGCCATTGATATGGATAAAAACCGTGTATTCTCACAACGCTTGCGTAATTCTATCCATAGCTATTTCGATCATCCTTGGTTCTTGTGGACTGCTCAAGCGGAACGTTTGGTCGATCTGCGTGATGAAGAAATGGTATTACGTGAAGATGATGCATTGGGGGAATTACCTGAAGAATTGCAATACGAGTCTTTGGCTGATTTACATGATCAAATCGTCGAGCATATGCAAGGCTTATTAATTCAATATCGTGAAAATAATCGTCCGATTGATTTAAGTTTAGTCTTAAAAGAACAATTAGAAGCTTATCCGCTTTCCCGTCATTTCGATGTGGCGCGTATTATAGTGGATCAAGCTGTGCGTTTAGGTATGGCAAATGATGATTTAGCCGGTATTTATCCGCAATGGCAGGAAATTAACGATTACGGCGCAGAAGTGCAAGCGCATGTGATTGATAAATATTAA
- the topA gene encoding type I DNA topoisomerase has product MSKSLVIVESPAKAKTINKYLGSQYVVKSSVGHICDLPTAGSSTGEKAKPVSTKGLSAEEKNKIKAEKDRAALVKRMGIDPYDDWKANYQILPGKEKVVAELKSLAKKSDHIYLATDLDREGEAIAWHLREVIGGDDSRFSRVVFNEITKKAIEKAFQHPAHINMDQVNAQQTRRFLDRVVGFMVSPLLWKKVARGLSAGRVQSVAVKLVVEREREIKAFQPEEFWEIEALTQTSKKEDLLLDVVQYKGKKFEPKTEKEAQSAVDFLNKSHYVVTDLETKPTGSKPRAPFITSTLQQTASTRLGFGVKKTMMLAQRLYEAGYITYMRTDSTNLSQDALNMVRSYIESHFGKDYLPAKPNFYSSKENAQEAHEAIRPSDVKTLADHLSGMDKDAVRLYDLIWRQFVACQMPAAQYDSTTVTVMAGDYELKAKGRILRFDGWTKVLPQVGKNPEDQILPAVSLNETLALKTVSPSQHFTKPPARFTEAALVKELEKRGIGRPSTYAAIISTIQERGYVRIENRRFYAEKMGEIVTDRLNQSFTDLMSYDFTANMENVLDQIASGEKNWKAELNQFFKDFSTQLSTAELDELEGGMKPNSLVLTNIDCPTCSRKMAIRTASTGVFLGCSGYALPPKERCKTTINLIPEAELLNVLDEASETKALMDRKRCPKCGTAMDSYIIDPHRKLHICGNNPNCDGYLVEQGQFKIKGYDGPIVECDKCGSDMHLKLGRFGKYMGCTSCDNTRKILKNGEVAPPKEEPVHFPELKCEKSDAYFVLRDGASGVFMSAHNFPKSRETRPAKVAELALYRDRLPEKLRYLADAPQKDPEGNEAIIRFSRKEKHQYVTSEKNGKATKWIVDYIDGKWVERKK; this is encoded by the coding sequence ATGAGCAAATCTTTAGTGATTGTGGAGTCGCCAGCCAAAGCGAAAACCATCAATAAATATTTAGGTAGCCAGTATGTGGTGAAATCCAGCGTAGGGCATATTTGTGATTTGCCTACTGCAGGGAGTAGCACAGGCGAAAAGGCCAAACCAGTTTCCACTAAAGGATTAAGTGCGGAAGAAAAAAACAAAATTAAAGCAGAAAAAGACCGTGCGGCCTTAGTAAAACGTATGGGGATTGACCCCTATGACGATTGGAAAGCCAATTACCAAATTCTACCAGGTAAAGAAAAAGTGGTAGCCGAATTAAAATCTCTCGCTAAAAAATCAGATCATATTTATCTCGCCACCGACTTGGATAGAGAAGGAGAGGCTATCGCGTGGCATTTACGCGAAGTCATTGGTGGCGATGATAGTCGTTTTAGTCGCGTTGTATTTAATGAGATTACTAAAAAAGCGATTGAAAAAGCGTTTCAGCATCCTGCGCACATTAATATGGACCAGGTTAATGCTCAGCAAACCCGTCGTTTCTTAGACCGCGTGGTAGGCTTTATGGTGTCGCCATTATTATGGAAAAAAGTGGCACGCGGTCTATCTGCCGGACGAGTGCAATCTGTTGCCGTGAAATTGGTGGTAGAGCGTGAACGTGAAATCAAAGCATTTCAACCGGAAGAATTTTGGGAAATTGAAGCGCTAACCCAAACGAGTAAGAAAGAAGACTTACTTTTGGATGTGGTGCAGTATAAAGGCAAGAAATTTGAGCCGAAAACTGAAAAAGAAGCACAAAGTGCGGTCGATTTCTTAAATAAATCACATTACGTTGTCACAGATTTAGAAACAAAACCAACAGGTTCTAAACCAAGAGCCCCATTTATTACTTCAACCTTACAACAAACTGCAAGCACGCGTTTAGGTTTTGGGGTGAAGAAAACCATGATGTTAGCACAACGTTTATATGAAGCCGGTTACATTACTTATATGCGTACTGACTCTACCAACTTGAGCCAAGATGCGTTAAATATGGTACGCTCTTATATCGAAAGCCATTTCGGTAAAGATTATTTGCCAGCTAAACCGAATTTCTACTCGAGTAAAGAAAACGCTCAAGAAGCGCACGAAGCGATTCGTCCTTCTGATGTAAAAACGCTCGCAGATCATTTAAGTGGCATGGATAAAGATGCTGTGCGCTTGTATGATTTAATCTGGCGTCAATTTGTAGCCTGCCAAATGCCGGCTGCACAATATGACAGCACAACGGTTACCGTAATGGCTGGCGATTATGAATTGAAAGCTAAAGGCCGTATTTTACGTTTTGATGGTTGGACAAAAGTGTTGCCACAAGTAGGTAAAAATCCGGAAGACCAAATTTTACCGGCTGTGAGTTTGAATGAAACATTGGCACTAAAAACGGTTTCGCCAAGCCAACACTTCACTAAACCGCCCGCTCGTTTTACCGAAGCTGCATTGGTTAAAGAATTGGAGAAACGTGGTATTGGTCGTCCTTCTACTTATGCGGCAATTATTTCAACTATCCAAGAACGTGGTTATGTGCGCATTGAAAATCGTCGTTTCTATGCCGAGAAAATGGGCGAAATAGTTACTGATCGCTTAAATCAATCCTTTACTGATTTGATGAGCTACGATTTCACTGCCAACATGGAAAACGTATTAGACCAAATAGCATCAGGTGAGAAAAATTGGAAGGCTGAGTTAAATCAATTCTTCAAAGATTTTTCTACTCAACTTTCTACGGCTGAATTGGATGAATTAGAAGGTGGAATGAAGCCGAATAGCCTTGTACTCACCAATATTGATTGTCCGACTTGTAGCCGAAAAATGGCCATTCGCACAGCAAGTACAGGTGTATTTCTTGGTTGTTCTGGTTATGCTTTACCACCGAAAGAGCGTTGTAAAACGACGATTAATCTCATTCCTGAGGCGGAATTACTCAATGTATTGGATGAGGCTTCTGAAACTAAAGCCTTAATGGATCGTAAACGTTGTCCGAAATGTGGTACAGCGATGGACAGTTACATCATTGACCCTCATCGTAAATTGCATATTTGTGGTAATAATCCGAATTGTGATGGTTATTTGGTTGAACAAGGCCAATTCAAAATTAAAGGCTATGATGGTCCGATTGTAGAATGTGATAAGTGCGGTTCAGATATGCATTTAAAACTCGGTCGTTTTGGTAAATATATGGGCTGTACCAGCTGTGATAATACCCGTAAGATTTTGAAAAACGGCGAAGTTGCACCACCAAAAGAAGAGCCCGTTCATTTCCCTGAATTGAAATGTGAAAAATCTGATGCGTATTTTGTATTACGTGATGGTGCAAGTGGCGTGTTTATGTCAGCACATAACTTCCCTAAATCACGTGAAACACGACCGGCAAAAGTGGCTGAATTAGCGCTTTATCGTGATCGTTTACCGGAAAAATTACGTTATTTAGCCGATGCGCCACAAAAAGACCCTGAGGGTAATGAAGCCATTATCCGCTTCAGCCGTAAAGAAAAACATCAATATGTGACATCTGAAAAGAATGGCAAAGCCACAAAATGGATTGTGGATTATATTGATGGAAAATGGGTAGAACGGAAAAAGTAG